In Magnetospirillum sp. XM-1, a single window of DNA contains:
- a CDS encoding murein hydrolase activator EnvC, producing MPQAKTLVTAAALLLLGAAPALATWDRPVDAGERLKELEGQLERSRAEHEDVRRKAEELSAETARLRAEMVKAAGKAQESEDLLSELETQLEDLRKREISRSDALERRSRQMVGVLTALQRLAWRPTEALIAQPQSPADTVRSAILLRAAVPQIEQSARDLRVEIDGVAKLRTEISEQRKLIAATTGTLEREHVRIKDMFERKFQVQNATEQERRALEARLQDLGGQAEDLRDLLSRLDQERERRLAEAAAKAAAEKLARETEATARRIAREAELAASKAAREAELAAQRAAQQAIAEAKARDEEASKAAQQAAAEARARQEAAARAAQEAELRAQAEAKEKQLAAEKAAHEAEVASREAAATRPVKNDRPFSQAQGRLPYPARGRVVETYGQPNDVGHVSKGITINTRKAAQVIAPYDGHVAFAGPFRGYGLLLIIEHSEGYHTLLAGMAQIDCAVGQKLLTGEPVGVMGQDDSKPNLYVELRRNGQPVNPLPWLMAQKSKASG from the coding sequence GTGCCGCAGGCTAAAACCCTCGTCACCGCGGCGGCGCTGCTCCTGCTGGGAGCGGCGCCCGCTCTTGCCACCTGGGACCGCCCGGTGGATGCCGGCGAACGCCTCAAGGAACTGGAAGGCCAGCTGGAGCGTTCCCGCGCCGAGCACGAGGACGTGCGGCGCAAGGCCGAGGAACTGTCCGCCGAGACGGCACGGCTGCGCGCCGAGATGGTCAAGGCCGCAGGCAAGGCCCAGGAGAGCGAGGACCTGCTGTCCGAGCTGGAAACCCAGCTGGAGGACCTGCGCAAGCGCGAGATCAGCCGCTCCGACGCCCTGGAGCGCCGCTCGCGCCAGATGGTCGGCGTGCTCACCGCGCTCCAACGCCTGGCCTGGCGCCCCACCGAGGCGCTGATCGCCCAGCCGCAAAGCCCGGCCGACACGGTGCGCTCGGCCATCCTGCTGCGCGCCGCCGTGCCCCAGATCGAGCAATCGGCCCGCGACCTGCGGGTGGAAATCGACGGCGTCGCCAAGCTGCGCACCGAAATCAGCGAGCAGCGCAAGCTGATCGCCGCCACCACCGGCACGCTCGAACGCGAGCATGTCCGCATCAAGGACATGTTCGAACGCAAATTCCAGGTGCAGAACGCCACCGAACAGGAACGCCGCGCGCTCGAGGCCCGGCTGCAGGACCTGGGCGGCCAGGCGGAAGACCTGCGCGATCTGCTGAGCCGCCTGGACCAGGAACGCGAACGCCGGCTGGCCGAGGCCGCCGCCAAGGCGGCCGCGGAAAAGCTGGCCCGCGAGACCGAGGCCACGGCGCGGCGCATCGCCCGCGAGGCCGAGCTGGCCGCGAGCAAGGCCGCCCGCGAGGCCGAGCTGGCCGCGCAAAGGGCGGCGCAGCAGGCCATCGCCGAAGCCAAGGCCCGCGACGAGGAGGCGAGCAAGGCCGCCCAGCAGGCCGCCGCCGAGGCGAGAGCCCGCCAGGAGGCCGCCGCCAGGGCCGCCCAGGAAGCCGAGCTCAGGGCCCAGGCCGAGGCCAAGGAAAAGCAGCTGGCCGCCGAAAAGGCCGCCCACGAGGCGGAGGTGGCGTCCCGCGAAGCCGCCGCCACCCGCCCGGTGAAGAACGACAGGCCGTTCAGCCAGGCCCAGGGCCGCCTGCCCTACCCCGCCCGTGGCCGGGTGGTGGAAACCTACGGCCAGCCCAACGACGTCGGCCACGTCTCCAAGGGCATCACCATCAACACCCGCAAGGCCGCCCAGGTCATCGCCCCCTATGACGGACACGTGGCTTTTGCTGGTCCGTTCAGGGGTTACGGCCTTCTCTTGATCATCGAACACAGCGAGGGCTATCATACCCTGCTGGCGGGAATGGCGCAGATCGACTGCGCCGTCGGCCAGAAGCTGTTGACGGGCGAGCCCGTCGGCGTCATGGGGCAGGACGACAGCAAGCCCAACCTTTACGTGGAGCTGCGCCGCAATGGCCAGCCGGTCAACCCGTTGCCTTGGCTCATGGCACAAAAAAGTAAGGCTAGTGGATGA
- the gpmI gene encoding 2,3-bisphosphoglycerate-independent phosphoglycerate mutase, producing MSSAAPRRPRPVVLCILDGWGWREETADNAIAQADTPNWDRFLTSYPHALLHTSGLQVGLPDGQMGNSEVGHMNLGAGRVVMQDLPRIDAAVADGSLAANPVLTKAIAAIKAKGGAMHLMGLLSPGGVHSHQDHLAALARTIADAGVPVKVHAFLDGRDTPPSSAKGFMERFLADVAGHDVAVATVSGRYYAMDRDKRWDRVSLAWNALVEAKGVVGADPLSAIAASYAESKTDEFMLPAVIGSYQGMKDGDGLLMGNFRADRAREILDCLVNPAFDGFARARQVDFAARLGLTEYSKDLNAFLDTLFGPETLSNILGEVLSKAGLTQLRIAETEKYAHVTFFFNGGEETVFPGEERILVPSPKVATYDLQPEMSAVEVTDKLVAAIEGGTFDVIVANYANGDMVGHTGFMKAAITAAQTVDACLGRLEAAVTKAGGTMLVTADHGNAEQMKDPATGEPHTAHTTGPVPAVLVAPPAGVSGIGDGRLADVAPTLLALLGLPQPAEMSGQSLLRQTLRAAG from the coding sequence ATGTCCTCCGCCGCTCCCCGCCGCCCCCGTCCCGTCGTCCTGTGCATCCTGGACGGCTGGGGCTGGCGTGAAGAAACCGCCGACAACGCCATCGCCCAGGCCGACACCCCCAACTGGGACCGCTTCCTGACCAGCTATCCCCATGCGTTGCTGCATACCTCGGGGCTGCAGGTCGGCCTGCCCGACGGGCAGATGGGCAATTCCGAGGTGGGCCACATGAACCTGGGGGCCGGACGGGTGGTGATGCAGGACCTGCCGCGCATCGACGCCGCCGTGGCCGACGGTTCGCTGGCCGCCAATCCGGTGCTGACCAAGGCCATCGCCGCCATCAAGGCCAAGGGCGGCGCCATGCACCTGATGGGACTGTTGAGCCCCGGCGGCGTGCATTCCCACCAGGACCACCTGGCCGCGCTGGCGCGGACCATCGCCGATGCCGGCGTGCCCGTGAAGGTCCACGCCTTCCTCGACGGCCGCGACACGCCGCCGTCCAGCGCCAAGGGCTTCATGGAGCGCTTCCTGGCCGACGTGGCGGGCCACGACGTGGCCGTCGCCACCGTCTCGGGCCGCTATTACGCCATGGACCGCGACAAGCGCTGGGACCGCGTCTCGCTGGCCTGGAACGCTTTGGTCGAGGCGAAGGGCGTGGTCGGCGCCGATCCGCTGTCGGCCATCGCCGCCTCCTATGCCGAGTCCAAGACCGACGAGTTCATGCTGCCCGCCGTGATCGGCTCCTATCAGGGCATGAAGGACGGCGACGGCCTCTTGATGGGCAATTTCCGCGCCGACCGGGCGCGGGAAATTCTCGACTGCCTGGTCAACCCGGCCTTCGACGGCTTCGCCCGCGCCCGTCAGGTCGACTTCGCTGCCCGCCTGGGCCTGACCGAGTATTCCAAGGACCTGAACGCCTTCCTCGACACCCTGTTCGGGCCGGAGACGCTCTCCAACATCCTGGGCGAGGTGCTGAGCAAGGCCGGCCTCACCCAGCTGCGCATCGCCGAGACCGAGAAGTACGCCCACGTCACCTTCTTCTTCAACGGCGGCGAGGAAACGGTGTTCCCCGGCGAGGAGCGCATTCTGGTCCCCAGCCCCAAGGTCGCCACCTACGACCTGCAGCCGGAGATGAGCGCGGTCGAGGTCACCGACAAGCTGGTGGCCGCCATCGAGGGCGGCACCTTCGACGTCATCGTGGCGAACTACGCCAACGGCGACATGGTCGGCCACACCGGCTTCATGAAGGCCGCCATCACGGCGGCCCAGACCGTCGATGCCTGCTTAGGGAGGCTGGAAGCCGCCGTGACCAAGGCCGGCGGCACCATGCTGGTCACCGCCGACCACGGCAACGCCGAGCAGATGAAGGACCCCGCCACCGGCGAGCCCCATACCGCCCACACCACCGGCCCGGTGCCGGCCGTCCTGGTCGCCCCGCCCGCCGGCGTGAGCGGCATCGGCGACGGCAGGTTGGCCGACGTGGCCCCCACCCTGCTGGCCCTGCTGGGACTTCCCCAGCCGGCCGAGATGAGCGGGCAGTCCCTGCTCCGCCAGACCCTCCGTGCCGCAGGCTAA
- a CDS encoding DUF6624 domain-containing protein: MAGHFRHRLLALKDAEQALRHELLQSGEPVGGYPPQLRRLHESNARELELIVDDEGWPTADSAGPDGAEAAWLVAMHAVSRPSFMRRCLGLLKSAANRDEVPRRHAAMLEDRIRALEGRPQKFGTQLDWQGGRLSPLPIEDEAEVDARRAAAGLAPLAETIATARAAAQSDGAPPPEEWEASSSVLEALAREVGWR, translated from the coding sequence TTGGCCGGACATTTCCGCCACCGCTTACTGGCGTTGAAGGACGCCGAGCAGGCGTTGCGCCATGAATTGCTGCAATCGGGCGAACCGGTGGGCGGGTATCCGCCGCAACTGCGCCGCCTCCACGAATCCAACGCCCGCGAGCTGGAGCTGATCGTCGACGACGAGGGCTGGCCCACCGCCGATTCCGCCGGCCCCGACGGGGCCGAGGCCGCCTGGCTGGTGGCCATGCACGCCGTGTCGCGCCCCAGTTTCATGCGCCGCTGCCTAGGGCTGCTGAAGTCCGCCGCCAACCGCGACGAGGTGCCCCGGCGTCACGCCGCCATGCTGGAAGACCGCATCCGGGCGCTCGAAGGCCGCCCGCAGAAATTCGGCACCCAACTGGACTGGCAGGGCGGCCGCCTGTCGCCGCTCCCCATCGAGGACGAGGCCGAGGTGGATGCACGCCGCGCCGCCGCGGGTCTGGCGCCCCTGGCCGAAACCATCGCCACCGCCCGGGCCGCCGCCCAGTCCGACGGCGCCCCCCCGCCCGAGGAATGGGAGGCATCCAGCTCGGTGCTGGAAGCCCTGGCCCGCGAAGTGGGCTGGCGATAG
- a CDS encoding acyl-CoA dehydrogenase family protein translates to MTAILLPDLIPTCESAVAVLDKLRLAAKANVTAMVSKDGKVNGALFDANQTAAHGYAWLATYVAALQQMLGWAKRLKDESKLGELETLMLQAAYGEYTAQIYGGIPMSQGEIVRPGDLGLDAKAVHEFSNDATSLLRRDGCTAVVRARIAELIKDGHHFGEPGLEDETLVLIRDQFRSFAENEVIPHAHEWHLKDELIPIEVVDHVAEMGVFGLTLPEEYGGLGLGKMSMCVVTEELSRGYIGVGSLGTRSEIAGELIRLGGTEEQKQYWLPKIASGEILPTAVFTEPNTGSDLGSLRTRAVKQGDEYVVTGNKTWITHAARTDVMTLLTRTDPNTKDWKGLSMLIAPKPRGTEANPFPAEGMTGGEIKVLGYRGMKEYELGFDGFKVPAANLLGGVEGQGFKQLMETFESARIQTAARAVGVAQCAMEVGLKYANERVQFGKPIYEFPRVGGKIAWMAVETMVARQLTYFSAREKDEGHRCDIEAGMAKLLAARVAWANADNALQVHGGNGYAEEYPISRILCDARILNIFEGAAEIQAQVIARGLLSGARD, encoded by the coding sequence ATGACCGCCATCCTGCTTCCCGATCTGATCCCCACCTGCGAGTCCGCCGTCGCGGTCCTCGACAAGCTGCGGCTGGCCGCCAAGGCCAATGTCACCGCCATGGTCAGCAAGGACGGCAAGGTCAACGGCGCCCTGTTCGACGCCAACCAGACCGCCGCCCACGGCTATGCCTGGCTGGCCACCTACGTCGCCGCCCTGCAGCAGATGCTGGGCTGGGCCAAGCGCCTCAAGGACGAGAGCAAGCTGGGCGAGCTGGAGACCCTGATGCTCCAGGCGGCCTATGGCGAATACACCGCCCAGATCTATGGCGGCATCCCCATGAGCCAGGGCGAGATCGTGCGCCCCGGCGATCTGGGCCTCGATGCCAAGGCCGTGCACGAATTCTCCAACGACGCGACCTCTTTGCTGCGCCGCGACGGCTGCACGGCGGTCGTGCGCGCCCGCATCGCCGAGCTGATCAAGGACGGCCATCATTTCGGCGAGCCGGGCCTGGAGGACGAGACCCTGGTCCTGATCCGCGACCAGTTCCGCTCGTTCGCCGAGAACGAGGTCATCCCCCACGCCCACGAATGGCACTTGAAGGACGAGCTGATCCCCATCGAGGTGGTGGACCATGTGGCCGAGATGGGCGTGTTCGGCCTGACGCTGCCCGAGGAATACGGCGGCCTGGGCCTGGGCAAGATGTCCATGTGCGTGGTCACCGAGGAACTGTCGCGCGGCTATATCGGCGTGGGCAGCCTGGGCACCCGCTCCGAGATCGCCGGCGAGCTGATCCGCCTCGGCGGCACCGAGGAGCAGAAGCAGTACTGGCTGCCCAAGATCGCGTCGGGCGAGATCCTGCCCACCGCCGTGTTCACCGAGCCCAACACCGGTTCCGACTTAGGCTCGCTTCGCACCCGCGCCGTTAAGCAGGGTGACGAGTATGTGGTCACCGGCAACAAGACCTGGATCACCCACGCGGCGCGCACCGACGTGATGACCCTGCTGACCCGCACCGATCCCAACACCAAGGATTGGAAGGGCCTGTCCATGCTGATCGCGCCCAAGCCGCGCGGCACGGAAGCCAACCCCTTCCCGGCCGAGGGCATGACCGGCGGCGAGATCAAGGTTCTCGGCTATCGCGGCATGAAGGAATACGAGCTGGGCTTCGACGGCTTCAAGGTTCCCGCCGCCAACCTGTTGGGCGGCGTCGAGGGCCAGGGCTTCAAGCAGCTGATGGAAACCTTCGAATCGGCCCGTATCCAGACCGCGGCGCGCGCCGTGGGCGTCGCCCAGTGCGCCATGGAAGTGGGCCTGAAATATGCCAACGAGCGCGTCCAGTTCGGCAAGCCCATCTACGAGTTCCCCCGCGTCGGCGGCAAGATCGCCTGGATGGCGGTGGAAACCATGGTGGCCCGCCAGCTGACCTACTTCTCGGCCCGCGAGAAGGACGAGGGGCACCGCTGCGACATCGAGGCCGGCATGGCCAAGCTGCTGGCGGCGCGCGTCGCCTGGGCCAACGCCGACAACGCGCTGCAGGTCCACGGCGGCAACGGCTATGCCGAGGAATACCCCATCTCGCGCATCCTGTGCGACGCCCGCATCCTCAACATCTTCGAGGGCGCCGCCGAGATCCAGGCCCAGGTCATCGCCCGCGGCCTGCTGTCGGGCGCCCGCGACTAG
- the ccrA gene encoding crotonyl-CoA carboxylase/reductase: protein MSEQVVKDLYELGEIPPIGHVPKQMYAWAIRRERHGKPETAMQVEVVDTPEIDSHEVLIMVMAAGVNYNGVWAALGKPISPFDYHKAEYHIAGSDASGIVYKVGSKVKRWKVGDEVVVHCNQTDGDDEECNGGDPMNSASQRIWGYETPDGSFAQFCRVQAQQVMERPKHLTWEESACYTLTLATAYRMLFGHRPHVLRPGHNVLVWGAAGGLGSMAIQLIAVSGANAIGVISEEDKREFVLGLGAKGVINRKNFDCWGQLPDVDGDPKAFGDYMKKTREFGKAIWDITGKGNDVDFVFEHPGESTFPVSCNVVKRGGMVVFCAGTTGYNLTFDARFVWMRQKRIQGSHFANLLQAAQANQLVIERRIDPCMSEVYSWEDIPQAHMKMLRNEHKPGNMAVLVQAYKPGRYTVEDCIEG from the coding sequence ATGAGCGAGCAGGTGGTCAAGGATCTCTACGAGCTTGGTGAGATTCCCCCGATCGGCCATGTGCCGAAGCAGATGTACGCCTGGGCCATCCGCAGGGAGCGCCATGGCAAGCCCGAGACCGCCATGCAGGTCGAGGTGGTCGATACCCCCGAGATCGACTCCCATGAAGTCCTGATCATGGTGATGGCCGCCGGCGTCAACTACAACGGCGTCTGGGCCGCGCTGGGCAAGCCCATCTCGCCCTTCGACTACCACAAGGCCGAGTACCACATCGCCGGTTCCGACGCTTCGGGCATCGTCTATAAGGTCGGCTCCAAGGTGAAGCGCTGGAAGGTCGGCGACGAGGTGGTGGTTCACTGCAACCAGACCGACGGCGACGACGAGGAGTGCAACGGCGGCGACCCCATGAACTCGGCCAGCCAGCGCATCTGGGGCTACGAGACTCCTGACGGTTCCTTCGCCCAGTTCTGCCGCGTCCAGGCGCAGCAGGTCATGGAGCGTCCCAAGCACCTGACCTGGGAAGAGAGCGCCTGCTACACGCTGACGTTGGCCACCGCCTACCGCATGCTGTTCGGCCATCGTCCGCACGTGCTGCGTCCCGGCCATAACGTCCTGGTGTGGGGTGCGGCCGGCGGCCTGGGCTCCATGGCCATCCAGCTGATCGCCGTGTCGGGCGCCAACGCCATCGGCGTGATCTCGGAAGAGGACAAGCGCGAATTCGTGCTCGGCCTGGGCGCCAAGGGCGTCATCAACCGCAAGAACTTCGATTGCTGGGGCCAGCTGCCCGATGTGGACGGCGACCCCAAGGCCTTCGGCGACTACATGAAGAAGACCCGCGAGTTCGGCAAGGCCATCTGGGACATCACCGGCAAGGGCAACGACGTCGACTTCGTGTTCGAGCATCCCGGCGAGTCCACCTTCCCGGTGTCGTGCAACGTCGTGAAGCGCGGCGGCATGGTCGTGTTCTGCGCCGGCACCACCGGCTACAACCTGACCTTCGACGCCCGCTTCGTGTGGATGCGCCAGAAGCGCATCCAGGGCAGCCACTTCGCCAACCTGCTGCAGGCCGCCCAGGCCAACCAGCTGGTCATCGAGCGCCGCATCGATCCTTGCATGTCCGAGGTCTATTCGTGGGAGGACATCCCGCAGGCCCACATGAAGATGCTGCGTAACGAGCACAAGCCCGGCAACATGGCGGTGCTGGTCCAGGCCTACAAGCCCGGCCGCTACACCGTCGAGGATTGCATCGAGGGCTAA
- a CDS encoding protein meaA, with translation MTEKTAREATAPAREKPWLFRTYSGHSSAAESNKLYRTNLSKGQTGLSIAFDLPTQTGYDSDHALAKGEVGKVGVPVCHVGDMMTLFEGIPLEKMNTSMTINAPAAWLLSLYIATAEKQGAHRSVLNGTTQNDVIKEYLSRGTYIFAPQPSLRLTSDVIGFTYTEVPKWNPMNVCSYHLQEAGATPEQELAYALATAVAVLDTVRPTVPAADFETVVSRISFFVNAGIRFVTELCKMRAFTELWDEICVNRYGVKDEKARRFRYGVQVNSLGLTEQQPENNVYRIVMEMLAVVLSKNARARAVQLPAWNEALGLPRPWDQQWSLRLQQIMAYESDLLEFGDIFDGSHEITRKVEALKAGAREELARIDDMGGAVSAVESSYMKQKLVESNARRIGAIETGEQIVVGVNKWTETEPSPLTTGDGSIMTVDPKAEAEQIERLKAFRASRDGSAVDAALASLRAAAQEGRNVMEPSIACAHAGVTTGEWAQTLRDVFGEYRAPTGVARAAAEVKGEKMGAVRAKVEAVSAKLGRRVKILVGKPGLDGHSNGAEQIAVRARDAGMEVVYEGIRLTPAQIVNAALEEGVHVVGLSILSGSHVPLVTEVLERMKAAGLTDIPVVAGGIIPPEDEKVLLAAGCARIYTPKDYDITAIMGDIVDLLAA, from the coding sequence ATGACCGAAAAGACCGCCCGCGAAGCCACAGCCCCCGCCCGTGAGAAGCCCTGGCTGTTCCGCACCTATTCGGGCCATTCCTCGGCGGCCGAATCCAACAAGCTGTACCGCACCAATCTGTCCAAGGGGCAGACCGGGCTGTCCATCGCCTTCGATCTGCCGACCCAGACGGGCTATGACAGCGACCACGCCTTGGCCAAGGGCGAAGTGGGCAAGGTGGGCGTGCCCGTCTGCCATGTGGGCGACATGATGACGCTGTTCGAGGGCATCCCGCTCGAGAAGATGAACACCTCCATGACCATCAACGCGCCGGCCGCCTGGCTGCTGTCGCTTTATATCGCCACGGCGGAGAAGCAGGGCGCGCATCGTTCGGTGCTGAACGGCACCACCCAGAACGACGTGATCAAGGAATACCTGTCGCGCGGCACCTATATCTTCGCGCCGCAGCCCTCGTTGCGCCTGACCAGCGACGTCATCGGCTTCACCTATACCGAGGTTCCCAAGTGGAACCCCATGAACGTCTGCTCGTACCACCTGCAGGAAGCGGGCGCCACGCCCGAGCAGGAGTTGGCCTACGCGCTGGCCACCGCCGTCGCCGTGCTCGACACCGTGCGCCCCACCGTGCCGGCCGCCGATTTCGAGACGGTGGTCAGCCGCATCTCCTTCTTCGTCAACGCAGGCATCCGTTTTGTCACCGAGCTGTGCAAGATGCGCGCCTTCACCGAGTTGTGGGACGAGATCTGCGTCAATCGCTACGGCGTCAAGGATGAGAAGGCCCGGCGCTTCCGCTATGGCGTCCAGGTGAACTCCCTGGGCCTCACCGAGCAGCAGCCCGAGAACAACGTCTACCGCATCGTCATGGAGATGCTGGCCGTCGTCCTGTCCAAGAACGCCCGGGCGCGCGCCGTGCAGCTGCCCGCCTGGAACGAGGCGCTGGGCCTGCCGCGCCCGTGGGACCAGCAATGGTCGCTGCGTCTGCAGCAGATCATGGCCTATGAATCCGACCTGCTGGAATTCGGCGACATCTTCGACGGCTCGCACGAGATCACCCGCAAGGTCGAAGCCCTGAAGGCCGGCGCGCGCGAGGAACTGGCCCGCATCGACGACATGGGCGGCGCCGTCTCGGCGGTGGAATCCAGCTACATGAAGCAGAAGCTGGTGGAATCCAACGCGCGCCGCATCGGCGCCATCGAGACCGGCGAGCAGATCGTGGTCGGCGTCAACAAGTGGACCGAGACCGAGCCCAGCCCGCTCACCACCGGCGACGGCTCCATCATGACCGTCGATCCCAAGGCCGAGGCCGAGCAGATCGAGCGCCTGAAGGCGTTCAGGGCGTCCCGCGACGGAAGCGCGGTGGATGCCGCCCTGGCGTCCTTGCGCGCCGCCGCGCAGGAAGGCCGCAACGTCATGGAGCCCTCCATCGCGTGCGCCCATGCCGGCGTCACCACCGGCGAGTGGGCCCAGACGCTTCGCGACGTGTTCGGCGAATACCGGGCGCCGACCGGCGTGGCCCGGGCCGCCGCCGAGGTCAAGGGCGAGAAGATGGGCGCCGTGCGCGCCAAGGTGGAGGCGGTCTCCGCCAAGCTGGGCCGCCGGGTCAAGATCCTGGTGGGCAAGCCGGGACTGGACGGCCATTCCAACGGCGCCGAGCAGATCGCCGTGCGTGCCCGCGACGCCGGCATGGAAGTGGTCTACGAGGGTATCCGCCTCACCCCCGCCCAGATCGTCAACGCCGCGCTCGAGGAAGGCGTCCACGTGGTCGGCCTCTCCATCCTGTCGGGCAGCCACGTGCCGCTGGTCACCGAGGTGCTGGAGCGCATGAAGGCCGCCGGCCTGACCGACATCCCCGTGGTGGCGGGCGGCATCATCCCGCCTGAGGACGAAAAGGTGCTGCTGGCCGCCGGCTGTGCCCGCATCTACACCCCCAAGGATTACGACATCACCGCCATCATGGGCGACATCGTCGATCTGCTGGCGGCGTAA
- the arsC gene encoding arsenate reductase (glutaredoxin) (This arsenate reductase requires both glutathione and glutaredoxin to convert arsenate to arsenite, after which the efflux transporter formed by ArsA and ArsB can extrude the arsenite from the cell, providing resistance.), with translation MSGQVTIYHNPRCGKSRDTLKLIEDKGISPAIVEYLKEPPSAAELTRILGLLGKRPAEILRKKEAAEAGIDPAGLDDDALIRAMVANPIVIERPIVVTDTKAALGRPPESVLAIL, from the coding sequence ATGTCCGGTCAGGTCACCATCTATCACAACCCGCGCTGCGGCAAGTCGCGCGATACGCTGAAGCTGATCGAGGACAAGGGCATCAGCCCCGCCATCGTGGAATATCTGAAGGAGCCGCCCTCGGCCGCCGAACTGACCCGCATCCTGGGTCTGCTGGGCAAGCGCCCGGCCGAGATCCTGCGCAAGAAGGAAGCCGCCGAGGCAGGCATCGACCCGGCCGGGCTGGACGACGACGCCCTGATCCGGGCCATGGTCGCCAACCCCATCGTCATCGAGCGCCCCATCGTGGTGACGGACACCAAGGCGGCATTGGGCCGCCCGCCGGAAAGCGTGCTGGCGATTCTGTAA
- a CDS encoding mechanosensitive ion channel family protein, producing MSAVAHNGVFARLLATLMLLGMLTGGALAQDAAPPPPAPIPELPGQINAIGDKAADVMVQKLADHSGRDQWRHTAVIVVITLAVAFGADRLSRGAWHRFAGRRLSDEQRLRIRLRLGWLRRILLVGLVGAVGLMTIQSLGVYDVLAVVGSEWGRRILSGVINIILVLALAVVFWEVLRALIERYLSATDSDGNQLQRSGRARTLLPLVRNAAFILLVVTVGLIVLSEIGVNIAPLLAGAGVLGIAIGFGSQKLVQDIITGAFILFEDTVAVGDSVKVGEHVGTVESLSIRALKIRDGNGSLHTVPFGAVSTVINSSRGFNYAAIDVPVAYEVDTDRATEIILALGAEMRGEAVWGAMMIDPVEVQGVERFDSASVILRVRIKTTPGDRMTLIREFNRRLKQRFSAAGISMSSPQAQKVVSG from the coding sequence ATGAGTGCTGTTGCCCATAATGGCGTCTTCGCCCGCCTGCTCGCCACCCTGATGTTGCTGGGCATGCTGACCGGCGGCGCCCTGGCCCAGGATGCGGCCCCGCCGCCGCCCGCGCCCATCCCCGAACTGCCCGGCCAGATCAACGCCATCGGCGACAAGGCCGCCGACGTCATGGTGCAGAAGCTGGCCGACCATTCGGGGCGCGACCAGTGGCGCCATACGGCGGTGATCGTCGTCATCACCCTGGCGGTGGCCTTCGGCGCCGACCGCCTGTCGCGGGGCGCCTGGCACCGTTTCGCCGGGCGGCGGCTGTCGGACGAGCAACGTCTGCGCATCCGGCTGCGCCTGGGCTGGCTGCGCCGCATCCTGCTGGTCGGCCTGGTCGGCGCGGTCGGGCTGATGACCATCCAGTCCCTGGGCGTCTACGACGTGCTGGCGGTGGTGGGCTCGGAATGGGGGCGGCGCATCCTGTCGGGCGTCATCAACATCATCTTAGTCCTGGCCCTGGCGGTGGTGTTCTGGGAGGTGCTGCGCGCCCTGATCGAGCGCTATCTGTCGGCCACCGATTCCGACGGCAACCAGCTGCAGCGGTCGGGCCGGGCGCGCACCCTGCTGCCCCTGGTGCGCAACGCCGCCTTCATCTTGCTGGTGGTGACGGTGGGGCTGATCGTGCTGTCGGAGATCGGCGTCAACATCGCGCCGCTCTTGGCCGGCGCCGGTGTGCTGGGCATCGCCATCGGCTTCGGTTCCCAAAAGCTGGTCCAGGACATCATCACCGGCGCCTTCATCCTGTTCGAGGACACCGTGGCGGTGGGCGATTCGGTCAAGGTGGGCGAGCATGTGGGCACGGTGGAATCGCTGTCCATCCGGGCCCTGAAGATCAGAGACGGCAACGGCTCGCTGCACACCGTGCCGTTCGGCGCGGTTTCCACCGTGATCAATTCCAGCCGGGGCTTCAACTACGCCGCCATCGACGTGCCGGTGGCCTATGAGGTGGACACCGACCGGGCGACGGAAATCATCCTGGCCCTGGGCGCCGAGATGCGGGGCGAGGCCGTCTGGGGCGCCATGATGATCGATCCCGTCGAGGTCCAGGGCGTCGAGCGCTTCGATTCCGCCTCGGTGATCCTGCGGGTGCGCATCAAGACCACGCCCGGCGACCGCATGACCCTGATCCGCGAGTTCAACCGCCGCCTGAAGCAGCGTTTCAGTGCGGCGGGCATTTCCATGAGTTCGCCCCAGGCCCAGAAGGTGGTGTCAGGCTGA
- a CDS encoding regulatory protein RecX, protein MRKVDRSLAHWGGERDEATPMVEAVIAKLAGLGYLDDAAYAGTKVRGLRRKGASTRLIQAALAAKGVEAETVAAALAEQEPDSELDAAFTLARRRRLGPWRPADKRAEFRAKDLAALGRAGFSWETARAVIEAEEIPSSA, encoded by the coding sequence ATGCGCAAGGTGGACCGCTCGCTCGCCCATTGGGGTGGCGAGCGCGACGAGGCGACGCCCATGGTCGAGGCGGTGATCGCCAAGTTGGCCGGTCTCGGCTATCTCGACGATGCCGCCTATGCCGGGACCAAGGTGCGGGGCCTGCGGCGCAAGGGGGCCAGCACCCGTCTGATCCAGGCCGCGCTGGCCGCCAAGGGGGTCGAGGCCGAAACCGTCGCCGCCGCCCTGGCCGAGCAGGAGCCGGACTCCGAACTGGACGCCGCCTTCACCCTGGCGCGCCGCCGCCGGCTGGGGCCCTGGCGCCCGGCGGACAAGCGGGCCGAGTTCCGCGCCAAGGACCTGGCCGCCCTGGGTCGCGCCGGCTTTTCCTGGGAAACCGCCCGCGCCGTGATCGAGGCCGAAGAGATCCCCTCGTCAGCCTGA